From one Catenuloplanes nepalensis genomic stretch:
- a CDS encoding response regulator transcription factor gives MGGERAGRVLGRVLVADDDANTRQLLSMTLRAAGFEVVTAPDGVRAVRAAATTHPDVVVLDVTMPGKNGFDAADEMRASDAPPAVLFLTARHSADHRLAEAAFLTKPFALADLVARVRALAG, from the coding sequence ATGGGCGGGGAGAGGGCTGGGCGGGTCCTTGGGCGTGTTCTGGTCGCGGACGACGACGCCAACACCCGGCAGCTGCTGTCGATGACGCTGCGGGCGGCCGGTTTCGAGGTCGTCACCGCGCCGGACGGCGTGCGCGCCGTCCGGGCCGCCGCGACCACGCACCCGGACGTGGTGGTGCTGGACGTGACGATGCCGGGCAAGAACGGGTTCGACGCGGCGGATGAGATGCGCGCGTCCGACGCACCGCCGGCGGTGCTGTTCCTGACCGCACGGCACAGCGCGGACCACCGCCTGGCCGAGGCCGCGTTCCTGACCAAACCGTTCGCGCTGGCCGACCTGGTGGCCCGCGTCCGCGCGCTGGCCGGCTGA
- a CDS encoding pectate lyase family protein: MRRRTLLTAAAATPLAAAIPAAALPGTAHAAVDSAPTGFAALGTGTTGGAGGPVVTATNADQFLEFIDTVGPLVIQVNGLIEITSKQGVRPNKTIIGVGTNGRIDGGGLDFYKSYNVIVRNLLLTNAEDDAINVGQQSHHIWIDHNTIRGAVDGSIDIVRGADFVTVSWNHFDHTDKSMLISHSDGAAGTDVGHLRVSIHHNWFDNSRQRHPRVRFGEPVHIYNNYFLNNALYGAASTENAGLVLEGNYVENVPFPLFSASGYADSGPGRAIARNNVSVNSGPFETAGTVVEPSTYYSYTLDAPASIPSLVRAGAGYGRM, translated from the coding sequence ATGCGACGCCGCACCCTCCTCACCGCCGCCGCGGCCACCCCGCTCGCCGCCGCGATCCCGGCCGCCGCACTCCCCGGCACCGCGCACGCCGCGGTCGACAGCGCGCCCACCGGGTTCGCCGCGCTCGGCACCGGCACCACCGGTGGCGCCGGCGGCCCGGTCGTCACCGCGACGAACGCGGACCAGTTCCTGGAGTTCATCGACACCGTCGGCCCGCTGGTCATCCAGGTGAACGGCCTGATCGAGATCACCAGCAAGCAGGGCGTCCGGCCGAACAAGACGATCATCGGCGTCGGCACCAACGGGCGCATCGACGGCGGCGGCCTGGACTTCTACAAGTCGTACAACGTGATCGTCCGGAACCTGCTGCTCACCAACGCGGAGGACGACGCGATCAACGTGGGCCAGCAGTCACACCACATCTGGATCGACCACAACACGATCCGCGGCGCGGTGGACGGCTCGATCGACATCGTCCGCGGCGCCGACTTCGTCACGGTCTCCTGGAACCACTTCGACCACACCGACAAGAGCATGCTGATCAGCCACTCCGACGGCGCGGCCGGCACGGACGTGGGCCACCTGCGGGTCAGCATCCACCACAACTGGTTCGACAACAGCCGTCAGCGGCACCCGCGGGTGCGGTTCGGCGAGCCGGTGCACATCTACAACAACTACTTCCTGAACAACGCGCTCTACGGCGCCGCCTCCACCGAGAACGCGGGCCTGGTGCTGGAGGGCAACTACGTCGAGAACGTGCCGTTCCCGCTCTTCTCGGCCAGCGGGTACGCCGACTCGGGGCCGGGCCGCGCGATCGCCCGCAACAACGTGTCCGTCAACTCCGGCCCGTTCGAGACCGCGGGCACCGTGGTCGAGCCCTCCACCTACTACTCCTACACGCTCGACGCCCCGGCCTCGATCCCGTCGCTGGTCCGCGCGGGCGCCGGTTACGGCCGCATGTAA
- a CDS encoding endonuclease/exonuclease/phosphatase family protein yields the protein MLCWVAAVPFAVWALVRGLGLDYGPVIQLIAFTPYVTGAALVVALVTLALRRWWPAVLAVLAAVALTAMVLPRAVPDADRGTAEGPVLRVLTANVLGGGAETDALVALVREHEVDVLAIQEFTPDVGTGLYAHGLGTLLPYRQVSPINSAAGSALYSRYPLTETGVRVHSSEFTQAYGTVRVPGAAPVLAESVHPMAPWGLPVLDDWREDLGNLPRATPDGPIRLLLGDFNSTLDHSPLRALVASGYRDAADATGRGLFGTWGPYDGALIPPVQLDHVLADERIRVESMQVLRLPGSDHRPVFATLQLPRP from the coding sequence GTGCTCTGCTGGGTGGCCGCGGTGCCGTTCGCGGTCTGGGCGCTGGTGCGAGGGCTGGGGCTGGACTACGGGCCGGTCATTCAGCTGATCGCCTTCACGCCGTACGTGACCGGCGCCGCGCTCGTCGTCGCGCTGGTCACGCTGGCGCTGCGCCGCTGGTGGCCGGCCGTGCTCGCGGTGCTGGCCGCGGTCGCGCTGACCGCGATGGTGCTGCCCCGCGCGGTGCCGGACGCCGACCGCGGCACGGCCGAGGGCCCGGTGCTGCGCGTGCTGACCGCGAACGTGCTCGGCGGCGGCGCCGAGACGGACGCGCTGGTCGCGCTGGTTCGCGAGCATGAGGTGGACGTGCTGGCGATCCAGGAGTTCACACCCGACGTCGGGACCGGGCTGTACGCGCACGGCCTGGGCACGCTGCTGCCCTACCGCCAGGTGAGCCCGATCAACTCGGCGGCCGGGTCCGCGCTCTACTCACGCTATCCGCTCACCGAGACCGGCGTGCGCGTGCACTCGTCGGAGTTCACCCAGGCGTACGGGACGGTACGGGTGCCGGGCGCGGCGCCGGTGCTGGCCGAGTCCGTGCATCCGATGGCGCCGTGGGGCCTGCCCGTGCTGGACGACTGGCGGGAGGACCTGGGCAACCTGCCGCGGGCCACGCCGGACGGCCCGATCCGGCTGCTGCTCGGCGACTTCAACTCCACGCTGGACCACTCGCCGCTGCGCGCGCTGGTCGCCTCCGGTTACCGGGACGCCGCGGACGCGACCGGGCGTGGCCTGTTCGGCACCTGGGGCCCGTACGACGGCGCCCTGATCCCGCCGGTCCAGCTCGACCACGTGCTGGCCGACGAGCGCATCCGGGTGGAGTCGATGCAGGTCCTGCGCCTGCCCGGCTCCGACCACCGTCCGGTCTTCGCCACCCTCCAACTCCCACGCCCCTGA
- the pstS gene encoding phosphate ABC transporter substrate-binding protein PstS, whose product MNHNRPPSIARIALIAVAALIGVGVPAPAQAVDYVPINGAGSSWAANAINQWTSAVHQNGMRVDYSANGSSDGRQRFLQKTVDFAASDIPFQQKPTDGSAPENPAPGTYAYMPIVAGGTAFMYNLKIGGKAVTNLRLSGEVIAKIFTGAVTRWDDAAIRKDNPGLAMPSRKIVPVIRSDGSGSSAQFSLWMQAQQANVWNSFCAGKGCGRGATSYWPTFSGAVAKSGDLGVAAYVAQSYSEGAIGYVQYSYALNSGFPVAKMLNAAGYYVEPTPLNVAVALQRAKITNRPSDPSVHLTQDLTDVYKYTDPRVYPMSSYSYFILPTTVTGNFSEAKGRTLAAFSSYFECEGQQAAPDLGYSPLPKNLVEASFQQIAKIPGATPNSKPLASCNNPTFTADGHNRLADIAPQPQPCDKQGTSQCSTGTGGKKNTETPVKNGGGQGTGNGGGTSGGPSGGPSGGPSARPSTGPSSALVYDPATDQYVDPNSGVSGGGDPNVAAIPVALPTGTGWTGTQTLMVLAVLATGALILGPALVARLVRRRQ is encoded by the coding sequence ATGAACCACAATAGACCGCCATCGATCGCGAGGATCGCACTGATCGCGGTGGCCGCGCTGATCGGAGTCGGCGTTCCCGCACCGGCGCAGGCCGTCGACTACGTGCCGATCAACGGCGCCGGGTCCAGCTGGGCCGCGAACGCCATCAACCAGTGGACCAGCGCCGTGCACCAGAACGGCATGCGCGTCGACTACTCCGCGAACGGCTCGTCCGACGGCCGCCAGCGCTTCCTGCAGAAGACCGTCGACTTCGCGGCGTCGGACATCCCGTTCCAGCAGAAGCCGACGGACGGCAGCGCGCCGGAGAACCCGGCCCCGGGGACGTATGCGTACATGCCGATCGTCGCCGGTGGCACCGCGTTCATGTACAACCTCAAGATCGGTGGCAAGGCGGTCACCAACCTCCGGCTCTCCGGCGAGGTGATCGCGAAGATCTTCACCGGCGCCGTCACGCGCTGGGACGACGCCGCGATCAGGAAGGACAACCCGGGCCTGGCGATGCCGTCCCGGAAGATCGTGCCGGTCATCCGCTCCGACGGCTCCGGCAGCAGCGCGCAGTTCAGCCTCTGGATGCAGGCGCAGCAGGCGAACGTGTGGAACTCGTTCTGCGCCGGCAAGGGCTGCGGCCGCGGCGCCACCTCCTACTGGCCCACGTTCAGCGGTGCCGTGGCCAAGTCCGGTGACCTCGGCGTGGCCGCCTACGTCGCGCAGTCCTACTCCGAGGGCGCGATCGGTTACGTGCAGTACTCCTACGCGCTGAACTCCGGCTTCCCGGTGGCGAAGATGCTGAACGCGGCCGGCTACTACGTGGAGCCGACGCCGCTGAACGTGGCGGTGGCGCTGCAGCGGGCGAAGATCACCAACAGGCCGTCCGACCCGTCCGTGCACCTCACCCAGGACCTGACGGACGTCTACAAGTACACCGACCCGCGGGTCTACCCGATGTCGTCCTACTCGTACTTCATCCTGCCGACCACGGTCACCGGCAACTTCTCCGAGGCCAAGGGCAGGACGCTGGCGGCGTTCAGCTCCTACTTCGAGTGCGAGGGCCAGCAGGCCGCGCCGGACCTGGGCTACTCGCCGCTGCCGAAGAACCTGGTCGAGGCGAGCTTCCAGCAGATCGCGAAGATCCCCGGCGCCACGCCGAACAGCAAGCCGCTGGCGTCCTGCAACAACCCGACGTTCACCGCGGACGGGCACAACCGGCTGGCCGACATCGCACCGCAGCCGCAGCCCTGCGACAAACAGGGCACAAGCCAATGCAGCACGGGTACGGGTGGCAAGAAGAACACGGAGACGCCGGTCAAGAACGGCGGCGGTCAGGGCACCGGCAACGGCGGCGGGACCTCGGGTGGCCCGAGCGGTGGACCCTCGGGTGGCCCGAGTGCCCGCCCGAGCACCGGCCCGAGTTCGGCGCTGGTCTACGACCCGGCCACCGACCAGTACGTCGACCCGAACAGCGGCGTGTCCGGTGGCGGCGACCCGAACGTGGCCGCGATCCCGGTCGCGCTGCCGACCGGCACCGGCTGGACCGGCACCCAGACGCTGATGGTGCTGGCCGTGCTGGCCACCGGTGCGTTGATCCTCGGCCCGGCGCTGGTCGCCCGGCTCGTCCGGAGGCGGCAGTGA
- the pstC gene encoding phosphate ABC transporter permease subunit PstC — translation MQATGTITPAVLEEPPPRPRVLRDRPGFADRIYRSGARLVGLFVFLLMGSIGCFLAWRGSDAIRGAGWGFFTTAEWQPEVNNFGIAAVLSGTVLIATVAVVVSVPLALSTALFISEIAPQRWRAWLISGIDLMAAVPSVVYGLWGAVWLEGEVIGVARWISTWFGWIPFLHVDGADPTNPLATASVYTGSTLLAGLTVSMMVAPIQCSVMREAFSQAPAGEREGAYALGATRWGMIRSVVLPFGRGGIIGGTMLGLGRALGETIAVVLVISTVFEIRPRILEGGTSSISSLIALRYGEASGFGLSALMAAGLALFLITMAVNFTASTIAARSRSGAQSEA, via the coding sequence GTGCAAGCGACAGGGACCATCACTCCGGCGGTGCTGGAGGAGCCGCCACCCCGCCCCCGCGTCCTCCGCGACCGGCCCGGCTTCGCCGACCGGATCTACCGGAGCGGCGCCCGGCTCGTCGGCCTGTTCGTCTTCCTGCTGATGGGCTCGATCGGGTGCTTCCTCGCCTGGCGGGGCAGCGACGCGATCCGGGGGGCCGGGTGGGGCTTCTTCACCACCGCGGAGTGGCAGCCGGAGGTCAACAACTTCGGCATCGCGGCCGTGCTCTCCGGGACCGTGCTGATCGCCACCGTGGCCGTCGTGGTCTCGGTGCCGCTCGCGCTGAGCACCGCGCTGTTCATCTCCGAGATCGCACCCCAGCGGTGGCGCGCCTGGCTGATCAGCGGCATCGACCTGATGGCCGCGGTGCCGAGCGTGGTCTACGGGCTCTGGGGCGCGGTCTGGCTGGAGGGCGAGGTGATCGGCGTCGCGCGCTGGATCTCCACCTGGTTCGGCTGGATCCCGTTCCTGCACGTGGACGGCGCCGACCCGACCAACCCGCTGGCCACCGCGAGCGTCTACACCGGCAGCACGCTGCTGGCCGGCCTCACGGTGTCGATGATGGTCGCGCCGATTCAGTGCTCGGTCATGCGGGAGGCGTTCAGCCAGGCACCGGCCGGTGAGCGCGAGGGCGCGTACGCGCTCGGTGCCACCCGCTGGGGCATGATCCGCTCGGTCGTGCTGCCGTTCGGCCGCGGCGGCATCATCGGCGGCACCATGCTCGGCCTCGGCCGCGCGCTCGGCGAGACGATCGCGGTGGTGCTGGTCATCTCCACGGTCTTCGAGATCCGGCCGCGCATCCTGGAGGGCGGCACCAGCTCGATCTCCAGCCTGATCGCGCTGCGCTACGGCGAGGCCAGCGGCTTCGGGCTGTCCGCGCTGATGGCCGCGGGTCTGGCGCTGTTCCTGATCACGATGGCCGTCAACTTCACCGCCTCCACGATCGCGGCCCGCTCGCGGTCCGGCGCGCAGAGCGAGGCCTGA
- the pstA gene encoding phosphate ABC transporter permease PstA, translated as MTQQLDRTVDLELEPMPEPRTVLPRPTGPVPVPRRLGGMHRDELFNLVGAAAAGVCTATLLFAWLAPFSGVLGFVIVAFAAFLVLYGLLTAHTSSGPAVRDRLWTTIFYSAAGLLMVSLGWVLWFTLARGTEAIFWHPNFFTRDLAGVGPLDPLTAGGVLHAMVGTLEMIAIALAVTVPLGVACAVYLTQVGGRGSRLVRTVVEAMTALPSIVAGLFVYIVIILLFGFPEGGLAASAAISIMMLPIIIRAADVVLRLVPGNLREAAEALGAPRWRTVWHVVLPTARSGLVTSVILGTARGIGETSPVLLTAGYTQYMNTNPLEEAMSSLPLVTYYLVRSGQDGDEKRAFGAAALLMVIVVLLFAIARLIGGRPAGRVTPRQAGRLTRLSARDHARMSRHQLGRRSEPLEILDEPQ; from the coding sequence ATGACACAGCAGCTGGATCGCACCGTCGATCTCGAACTCGAGCCGATGCCGGAGCCGCGCACGGTCCTGCCGCGTCCCACCGGGCCGGTCCCGGTGCCCCGGCGGCTCGGCGGCATGCACCGCGACGAGCTGTTCAACCTGGTCGGCGCGGCCGCGGCCGGCGTGTGCACCGCGACGCTGCTCTTCGCCTGGCTGGCGCCGTTCAGCGGCGTCCTCGGCTTCGTGATCGTCGCGTTCGCCGCGTTCCTGGTCCTCTACGGGCTGCTCACCGCGCACACGTCGAGCGGCCCGGCGGTCCGCGACCGGCTCTGGACCACGATCTTCTACAGCGCGGCCGGGCTGCTGATGGTCAGCCTCGGCTGGGTGCTCTGGTTCACGCTGGCCCGCGGCACCGAGGCGATCTTCTGGCACCCGAACTTCTTCACCCGGGACCTCGCCGGGGTCGGCCCGCTGGACCCGCTCACCGCCGGTGGCGTGCTGCACGCGATGGTCGGCACGCTGGAGATGATCGCGATCGCGCTGGCCGTCACGGTGCCGCTCGGCGTGGCCTGCGCGGTCTACCTGACCCAGGTCGGCGGGCGCGGGTCGCGGCTGGTGCGCACCGTGGTCGAGGCGATGACCGCGCTGCCCTCGATCGTGGCCGGCCTGTTCGTCTACATCGTGATCATCCTGCTGTTCGGCTTCCCGGAGGGCGGGCTGGCCGCCTCGGCCGCGATCAGCATCATGATGCTGCCGATCATCATCCGGGCCGCGGACGTGGTGCTGCGCCTGGTGCCCGGCAACCTGCGCGAGGCCGCGGAGGCGCTCGGCGCGCCGCGCTGGCGCACGGTCTGGCACGTGGTGCTGCCCACCGCCCGCTCCGGCCTGGTCACCAGCGTCATCCTCGGCACCGCCCGCGGCATCGGCGAGACCAGCCCGGTGCTGCTGACCGCCGGCTACACGCAGTACATGAACACGAACCCGCTCGAGGAGGCCATGTCCTCGCTGCCGCTGGTGACGTACTACCTGGTCAGATCCGGCCAGGACGGCGACGAGAAACGCGCGTTCGGGGCCGCGGCCCTGCTGATGGTGATCGTGGTGCTGCTGTTCGCGATCGCCCGCCTGATCGGTGGCCGGCCCGCCGGTCGCGTCACTCCCCGCCAGGCCGGACGCCTCACCCGGCTCTCCGCCCGTGACCACGCCCGGATGTCCCGCCACCAGCTCGGCCGCCGGTCGGAACCCTTGGAGATTCTCGATGAACCACAATAG
- a CDS encoding M16 family metallopeptidase, giving the protein MPSANAPGETSTGYPWPIETATLGNGLRVVVSEDRSAPVVAVNLWYDVGSRHEPEGQTGFAHLFEHLMFEGSAHVAKTEHMKLIQGSGGSLNATTNPDRTNYFETVPAEHLELALWLEADRMGGLVPALTQETLDNQREVVKNERRQRYENVPYGDAWLRLLPLLYPAGHPYHHSTIGSMEDLNAADLATFQAFHTTYYRPNNAVLTVVGDATAAEVFAFAEKYFGAIESGEVPPPPDSALPGGLPAPAREVVHAEVPAPRFYLSHRTAPFGSREYDVVTVLAGILGNGRGSRLYRRLVDSGRLAQPDNVGAYGVDLAYAPAPLIISATAKDGVDADALEAGLTAVLDELAAGEITDDEIERAKALLTTQWWRQVSTAGGRSDLLGRFATQLGDPARIAGQLPSWLSVTREELTAVAATLTARSRVTLVYLPIELAEENDK; this is encoded by the coding sequence GTGCCGTCTGCAAACGCGCCCGGTGAGACCAGCACCGGTTACCCGTGGCCCATCGAGACCGCCACGCTCGGCAACGGACTGCGGGTCGTGGTCAGCGAGGACCGCTCCGCGCCCGTGGTGGCCGTGAACCTGTGGTACGACGTGGGCTCCCGCCACGAACCGGAGGGTCAGACCGGCTTCGCGCACCTCTTCGAGCACCTGATGTTCGAGGGGTCCGCGCACGTGGCGAAGACCGAGCACATGAAGCTGATCCAGGGCTCCGGCGGCTCGCTCAACGCGACCACCAACCCGGACCGGACCAACTACTTCGAGACCGTCCCGGCCGAGCACCTGGAGTTGGCGCTCTGGCTGGAGGCGGACCGGATGGGCGGGCTGGTGCCGGCGCTCACCCAGGAGACGCTGGACAACCAGCGCGAGGTGGTGAAGAACGAGCGCCGCCAGCGGTACGAGAACGTGCCCTACGGCGACGCCTGGCTGCGCCTGCTCCCGCTGCTCTACCCGGCCGGCCACCCGTACCACCACTCCACGATCGGGTCGATGGAGGACCTGAACGCGGCGGACCTGGCCACGTTCCAGGCGTTCCACACCACCTACTACCGGCCGAACAACGCGGTGCTGACCGTGGTCGGCGACGCGACCGCGGCCGAGGTGTTCGCGTTCGCGGAGAAGTACTTCGGCGCGATCGAGTCCGGCGAGGTCCCGCCGCCGCCGGACTCCGCGCTGCCGGGCGGCCTGCCCGCGCCGGCCCGTGAGGTCGTGCACGCGGAGGTGCCGGCGCCGCGGTTCTACCTGTCGCACCGCACCGCGCCGTTCGGCTCCCGGGAGTACGACGTGGTGACCGTGCTGGCCGGCATCCTCGGCAACGGCCGGGGCAGCCGCCTCTACCGGCGGCTCGTCGACTCGGGCCGGCTCGCGCAGCCGGACAACGTCGGCGCGTACGGCGTGGACCTCGCGTACGCGCCCGCGCCGCTGATCATCTCGGCCACCGCGAAGGACGGCGTGGACGCGGACGCGCTGGAGGCGGGCCTGACCGCCGTGCTGGACGAGCTGGCCGCCGGTGAGATCACCGACGACGAGATCGAGCGGGCGAAGGCGCTGCTCACCACGCAGTGGTGGCGGCAGGTCTCCACCGCGGGCGGGCGGTCCGACCTACTCGGGCGGTTCGCGACGCAGCTCGGCGACCCGGCGCGGATCGCGGGCCAGCTGCCGTCGTGGCTGTCCGTCACGCGCGAGGAGCTGACCGCGGTCGCGGCCACGCTGACCGCGCGGAGCCGGGTGACGCTGGTGTACCTGCCGATCGAGCTTGCAGAGGAGAACGACAAGTGA
- a CDS encoding M16 family metallopeptidase, whose amino-acid sequence MTLVSERPGTGAPRPYTFPRIVRRDVAGGRVIAAHLPGQALSVATLLLDGGAGHEPGGREGLASVVAKALEEGTTARDATAYALALEGLGAELSTSSDWDTFVAGTSAPAHLLPRALELVAEAARTPALRPEDVERVRDDEVTGLKMDWASPGPRADAALRAALFGADSRYGRPLHGDPESVAGVSVDDVLAFHRTWLTRPGVLIVVGDLDVLDLDALAAIAFAGTEPAVLAQDGPLDVPIADSRKIILVDRPGSVQSTLRLGHRAPHRAHPDYVPMTLTGTVLGGAFTSRLNHLIREVRGYTYGIRGDFGLARRFGRLLISAGVQTKFTAPALVDTIGEVSRTRSGGVTSDELAVARAWRAGQLSVEMQTPGAIAGALTTLVVHGLEDDYFPRLRESLLSATVDEVSAAAAAHLHPQGLTMVVEGDAALIRDDLVATGLGEVVDA is encoded by the coding sequence GTGACGCTGGTTTCCGAACGTCCCGGGACCGGCGCGCCCCGGCCGTACACGTTTCCCCGGATCGTCCGGCGGGACGTCGCCGGGGGCAGGGTGATCGCGGCGCACCTGCCCGGTCAGGCGCTCTCCGTCGCCACGCTGCTGCTCGACGGCGGCGCCGGGCACGAGCCGGGCGGCCGCGAGGGTCTCGCGTCCGTGGTGGCGAAGGCGCTGGAGGAGGGCACCACGGCGCGGGACGCCACCGCGTACGCGCTGGCGCTGGAGGGTCTCGGCGCGGAGCTGTCCACCTCGTCCGACTGGGACACGTTCGTGGCCGGCACGTCCGCGCCCGCGCACCTGCTGCCGCGCGCGCTGGAGCTGGTCGCGGAGGCGGCCCGCACGCCCGCGCTGCGCCCGGAGGACGTGGAGCGGGTGCGCGACGACGAGGTCACCGGCCTGAAGATGGACTGGGCCTCGCCCGGCCCGCGCGCGGACGCCGCGCTGCGCGCCGCGCTGTTCGGCGCGGACTCCCGCTACGGCCGCCCGCTGCACGGCGACCCGGAGTCGGTCGCGGGCGTGTCCGTGGACGACGTGCTCGCGTTCCACCGCACCTGGCTGACCCGGCCCGGCGTGCTGATCGTGGTCGGCGACCTGGACGTGCTGGACCTGGACGCGCTGGCCGCGATCGCGTTCGCCGGGACCGAGCCGGCGGTCCTCGCACAGGACGGGCCGCTGGACGTGCCGATCGCGGACTCCCGGAAGATCATCCTGGTGGACCGGCCCGGATCGGTGCAGTCCACGCTGCGGCTCGGGCACCGGGCGCCGCACCGGGCGCACCCGGACTACGTGCCGATGACGCTGACCGGCACGGTGCTCGGCGGCGCGTTCACGTCCCGGCTGAACCACCTGATCCGGGAGGTGCGGGGATACACGTACGGCATCCGCGGTGACTTCGGTCTGGCCCGGCGCTTCGGGCGGCTGCTGATCAGCGCGGGCGTGCAGACGAAGTTCACCGCGCCGGCGCTGGTCGACACGATCGGCGAGGTGTCCCGGACCCGGTCCGGCGGCGTCACCTCCGACGAGCTGGCGGTGGCGCGAGCCTGGCGGGCCGGGCAACTGTCGGTGGAGATGCAGACGCCGGGCGCGATCGCGGGCGCGCTGACCACGCTGGTCGTGCACGGGCTGGAGGACGACTACTTCCCGCGCCTGCGCGAGTCGCTGCTGTCCGCCACGGTGGACGAGGTCTCCGCGGCCGCGGCCGCGCACCTGCACCCGCAGGGCCTGACCATGGTGGTCGAGGGCGACGCGGCGCTGATCCGCGACGACCTGGTCGCCACCGGTCTGGGTGAGGTCGTCGACGCCTGA